The proteins below are encoded in one region of Hordeum vulgare subsp. vulgare chromosome 3H, MorexV3_pseudomolecules_assembly, whole genome shotgun sequence:
- the LOC123440462 gene encoding uncharacterized protein LOC123440462 has protein sequence MIKLEKENGIGSINNDVRWLARGPVDAAKRYRAYNSRGYRFRAKRLDRVSQNSGVMVRAKTSTYAAPGDATPVLGDVTYYGRIIDIIKLNYSGQFSVDIFKCEWVDVSVKGIKKDKYGYTLVNFSHLMHKGDKIEHEPFILPNQAEQVFYIEDELNPGWSVVMQNNLPRDRCDIGNDECTRDVDAEPFHVSHLTDMFKKKRKDQHWVRSDIEGTIVDATDNALINEE, from the coding sequence ATGATTAAATTGGAGAAAGAAAATGGTATTGGCAGTATTAACAATGATGTTAGATGGCTAGCACGTGGCCCGGTTGATGCAGCAAAAAGGTATCGTGCTTACAACTCAAGAGGATATCGGTTTCGGGCTAAACGCTTAGACAGGGTGAGTCAAAATAGTGGAGTAATGGTACGTGCCAAAACATCTACATATGCTGCACCAGGTGATGCGACCCCTGTTTTAGGCGATGTGACTTACTATGGCAGGATAATTGATATTATTAAGTTGAACTACTCTGGACAATTTTCGGTGGATATATTTAAGTGTGAATGGGTTGATGTATCTGTGAAAGGAATTAAAAAGGACAAGTATGGCTACACACTTGTTAACTTCTCACATTTGATGCACAAAGGAGACAAGATTGAACATGAGCCTTTTATTTTGCCTAACCAAGCCGAACAAGTCTTTTACATAGAGGACGAACTGAACCCAGGTTGGTCAGTGGTGATGCAGAATAACCTACCTAGAGATAGATGTGACATTGGAAATGATGAATGCACACGAGACGTAGACGCTGAGCCATTCCATGTTTCTCACCTTACGGATAtgtttaaaaagaaaaggaaagatcaACATTGGGTAAGATCTGATATTGAGGGAACAATTGTGGATGCTACTGATAATGCTTTGATCAATGAAGAATAG